The genomic interval CCAGGATGCCGTCTATCAGTACGACATCGAATCCAGGACGTTCTCGTTTTTCAACAAACAGTTTCTATCTTTGTACGCCATCGAAGAAAATGGAGCCAAAATTCTGTCGCCCGGCAGCGTTTTTCAGCGCATCCATCCCGATGACCGTGAAAAGGCCAGGGCAGCCAGGGCCGCGTCTCTCAATTCCCCCAATCCCATCGGAGAGATAGAGTATCGTCTCCTGCAAGACGACGGGTCCGTTCGGGTGATGCACGATCGATGGACCGTCGTTCGGGATCCTTCCGGCACTCCGATGGCCGTCAGGGGTTCATCCGCGACAATACCTGGCGCAGGCAAGCCGAGATGGAGTTTGAATTGTCGATTCGTAACTCCCTGATCGGCTCTTACATCGTGCAGGACGGCGCATTTAAATATGTCAACCCGGAATTCATGCGCATCACAGGGTACACTGAAGAAGAGTTGATCGGGACCAGGCCGCTGAAAATCGTTCAGGAGAATCACAAGACACGTGTTCGGGAATGTTGCATCCAGATGCTCAAAGGCGAACGGTTTTTCCCATACGAATTTTGCATCGACGATAAATCCGGTCGCCCCAAATGGATTCTGGAAACCGCGACATCGATCCAATATCAGGGGCGAAGGGCCGCCCTGTGCTATTTTATGGATATTTCCAAAAGCAAAGAGGTTGAAAAAGAGCGTCTGGCCAAGGAAAAATTATTGTCGGTCCTCGAGCTGGCGGGTGCCGTCGGCCATGAACTTAACAATCCACTGCAAGTCGTCATGACCTGTAGTGAAAAATTGGCCCCTGCCGCGGTCGGCAATCCACGTGACGTGAAATTGTTCCGCCTGCTCAAGGACAACATCGAGCAGATGAAGAAAAAAATAATCAAGTTTCAAAATATCACCCAATATGCCACCAAGGATTACGTGGGCGATAAGAAAATTATCGATATCGAAGCGGCATCTTCCGAAATACCTGCGGATCTTGGCTGAATGGGCTCCTTGTTCGATCGCATAAGGGACAGTGGGTCTATTGGGTCATTCTGGCGTGCAGCTTCCGGATGCGGGCGCTGAGTACCCTGCAGATCGCGAGGGCGATCTGGGGATATTCGCGCACCATCTCTTTGAATTCCTGCTTGTGCAGCATCAGCATGCGGCACGGGGTTGTCGTGCGGATCGTAGCCGTGCGGGGAAGGTCTTCAAAAAGGGCCATTTCACCGAAATAGTCGCCGGCATCCATGTAGTCCAGTTCGATCTCTTTGCCATCTTCCTGCCGCTTGAAAACGGACACCCGTCCCTCGATAATCAGGTAGAGGGTGTCACCCTGATCGTTCTCCTTGATCACTTCATGATTTTCCGCGAAATCGATCTCTTCGGTGACCGAGGCGACCGCCGCGAGCTCGTTGACTGACAGCTGTTCAAAGATCTCGATTCTTTTCAGCCATAGAATGATTTTGGGCAAGGTAAGGGATTCGGTCATGGAACCTTCCTCCTTGGGTTCTGCGATTGGAGATGATGACAGGATCTGGCGTGCCAACCGGCGCACATGGGGGTTGAGGTGGTTGGCCAGAGGTTCGATTTCGGATCGGCCGACATAAGGCTTTTCCGATTCGGCGTTGAGCTGTAACGCCAACAATACGGCCATCCAATCGTAGCGGTCCAGCAGGTGCCGGACGAGATCAGTTCCGTCTTTGGAGAATTTTCTGATTTTGAACGTCTTGCGGCCGATGGCCAGCACCTGTTCCACGGGTCTTTCATCGATCAGCGGCAGTAAAATGCGGGTCAGGGACCGGTCGATCATGTCATCGATGGCTTCCTGGCTGTTGCCCCGTTGTCTGGCGTCGGGCGACAGCAGGCCGCGGGCGATGATCCGCATGCGCCCGCTGCGGTCTTCGATGCTGAGCACGCGCAGCACATTCTCGACCAGCTCCATCCGCTGCTGCGCGAGGTGCTCCAGAAGCAGTTCCCGTGCCGGGGTTTTAGGCAGGTTGGACAAACTCTTGGTTTCGGCAAGGGATTTATAGGCGCCTTCGATCTGGTTGCGGGCGAAGCGGAACAGGTCCGGGTCCTTGATCTGCAGCCGGTCCAGCAAGTCGAAGAGAAGCTCACGGGAGGGCTTGCTTGGCGTATTCAAGGCCTTTATGAGTGTCTTCCCATCCTGGAAACTGGCGCTCTCGATGCGTTCTGCGGCAGTATGTCGAATTTCCGATAGCGGGTCGGCGAGCAGGGCGACAACCGTTTTGAGACTGGATTTGTCGGTCACGTGGAAAGCGCCCAGGGCCGCCAGCCGAACGCGCTGATCGTTGTGTCTGAGAAAAGAGGCCAAGATGGGGTTCAGGTCATGTTCGCCCGTCGCGTGCATGGCATCGATGATCTCCGGCAGCAAGGCCTGATCCCTTTCGTCTTCGAGGCGCGTTTTCAGCGCCGGCAAGAATCGTTTGTCCCGTGAGAGTCCGGCCGCGATGATACCGGCCTTGCGCATGTCGGCATCTTCGGCATCGAGCCATGCCTTGATATGCGCCCGCGCCGTTTCCTGGGCCTGGGCCATCAAACCGGCTACGGCATAGGCCCGAATCATGGGGTCCGGGTGATCCATGAAGACCGTTCGATCGAAGGCCGCCGTGGCGCCGGTGCCCAAACGGTAAACAGTTTTCAATACGGCCAAGGTCAGGGTCGGGTTGTTGCGGTTCGCCAGATCCAAGAGCAGCGCGGATGCATTGGCACCGACATTGGGGGTCAGCAATTCCAGTAGCGCCATTTGAGTCTCGGGGGCTAGCTTCGGCAGGCGCTCGATCAGCAAGCGGTCGGTATCCGGTACGTTCAGGCGCTGCATCAACCGGGCATACCAGACGACCTCGCGTTCCTCGGCATTGCGGAACGTTTCCGCCAGCTCGTTTTGAATGGAACGCTCTCGAAACAGCTGCGCCAAATCTTTCTCTTCCATGGATTTCAGGTCCAACTGGTTGTCCTTGATCAGACTGGACAGGATACCAGCGTAGCGCAATTTGAGAAGAATAGGGGCAAGGAGCCAGCCCAGGACGAAGGGCAGGGCCACCAGGGAGAGATAGCGCGGATGAAAGAGACGATCACCGATCAGAATCAGCCCGGAGCCGACAAAGAGGCCGATGCGCACCACCGTTCCGCGCAAGAAAGGACGCACCATCGCGCGGTAAGATTCGGGAAACAACCCCATCACCACCGCGTTGGCCGGTATGTTGATCGTCGTGCGAATGATCTGCGTGGACATCCGGGCGTAGATGGCCGAGAACACATCGAACCGCAGCAAAAATGCTGTAAAGGCGAAAATGTAGTTGAGCGGGTGGAACATCAGGGCCACGGGCAGGCCCCATCGGCCGTATATCTTTCCGACGAAGAGCAGTATGATCAAACTGATGATGTTTTGTACGCCCCGGAAATAGCCGAAAAATTGAATGAGTCCCGATTCGGTGGCAAAGGTGCGGTCCACGGCGAAGTTGAACTGGTAATTGATGATGGGGATCACCACGTTGGGCATAAGGGTCAGCAGGATCATCAGCCGCAGCAGCAGAGACTCTTTCATCATCGGGGCCACGGCTTTGATCTCCTGAATCATGGATTTTTTTTCTTTCGACCGACCCGTTTTGGGTTCGACGTTCAATATGGAGGGGAACCGGCCCATCATGCCGCGTACTGCGCCGGCGCCGATGATGCTGATGATCAGATAGATCACCAGCAGATTGTCGACATTGAACCAGCGCACCAGCCAGGGGGTGCCGAAGCTGCCCAGGATCTGGCCAATGACCCCGCCGGCCGTGATCAGCGGAAAGAGCCGTTTGGATTGCCGGGTATTGAACAGGTCGTTGGCCAAGTTCCAGAAGAGCATGGCCAGCAACACCTCGTACAAGGCTTTGAGCATGAAGAG from Desulfatitalea tepidiphila carries:
- a CDS encoding PAS domain-containing protein, producing the protein MAAKPTYEELEARVKALESALAASRRQDNTVIRQLSEDFKQLADRSQDAVYQYDIESRTFSFFNKQFLSLYAIEENGAKILSPGSVFQRIHPDDREKARAARAASLNSPNPIGEIEYRLLQDDGSVRVMHDRWTVVRDPSGTPMAVRGSSATIPGAGKPRWSLNCRFVTP
- a CDS encoding PAS domain S-box protein, whose translation is MEFELSIRNSLIGSYIVQDGAFKYVNPEFMRITGYTEEELIGTRPLKIVQENHKTRVRECCIQMLKGERFFPYEFCIDDKSGRPKWILETATSIQYQGRRAALCYFMDISKSKEVEKERLAKEKLLSVLELAGAVGHELNNPLQVVMTCSEKLAPAAVGNPRDVKLFRLLKDNIEQMKKKIIKFQNITQYATKDYVGDKKIIDIEAASSEIPADLG
- a CDS encoding Npt1/Npt2 family nucleotide transporter; protein product: MLKRIAHWLDVYDKEIGLFLWTLALLFLVRTSGMLLNNYAETAFLKRYGVEFMPVVNMLNAIVTVVAMGIMAGFMQSFPGPNLLAGTFLFTGASVMGMRLLIPLGIDLVYPILFMLKALYEVLLAMLFWNLANDLFNTRQSKRLFPLITAGGVIGQILGSFGTPWLVRWFNVDNLLVIYLIISIIGAGAVRGMMGRFPSILNVEPKTGRSKEKKSMIQEIKAVAPMMKESLLLRLMILLTLMPNVVIPIINYQFNFAVDRTFATESGLIQFFGYFRGVQNIISLIILLFVGKIYGRWGLPVALMFHPLNYIFAFTAFLLRFDVFSAIYARMSTQIIRTTINIPANAVVMGLFPESYRAMVRPFLRGTVVRIGLFVGSGLILIGDRLFHPRYLSLVALPFVLGWLLAPILLKLRYAGILSSLIKDNQLDLKSMEEKDLAQLFRERSIQNELAETFRNAEEREVVWYARLMQRLNVPDTDRLLIERLPKLAPETQMALLELLTPNVGANASALLLDLANRNNPTLTLAVLKTVYRLGTGATAAFDRTVFMDHPDPMIRAYAVAGLMAQAQETARAHIKAWLDAEDADMRKAGIIAAGLSRDKRFLPALKTRLEDERDQALLPEIIDAMHATGEHDLNPILASFLRHNDQRVRLAALGAFHVTDKSSLKTVVALLADPLSEIRHTAAERIESASFQDGKTLIKALNTPSKPSRELLFDLLDRLQIKDPDLFRFARNQIEGAYKSLAETKSLSNLPKTPARELLLEHLAQQRMELVENVLRVLSIEDRSGRMRIIARGLLSPDARQRGNSQEAIDDMIDRSLTRILLPLIDERPVEQVLAIGRKTFKIRKFSKDGTDLVRHLLDRYDWMAVLLALQLNAESEKPYVGRSEIEPLANHLNPHVRRLARQILSSSPIAEPKEEGSMTESLTLPKIILWLKRIEIFEQLSVNELAAVASVTEEIDFAENHEVIKENDQGDTLYLIIEGRVSVFKRQEDGKEIELDYMDAGDYFGEMALFEDLPRTATIRTTTPCRMLMLHKQEFKEMVREYPQIALAICRVLSARIRKLHARMTQ